A genome region from Pseudomonas sp. N3-W includes the following:
- the rpmE gene encoding 50S ribosomal protein L31, whose translation MKADIHPAYETIEVTCSCGNKFETRSNLCKPLGTDVCNECHPFYTGKQKTLDTGGRVQRFADRFGAFGKAKAPAAE comes from the coding sequence ATGAAAGCCGATATCCATCCAGCATACGAAACCATCGAAGTAACTTGCAGCTGCGGCAACAAGTTCGAAACCCGTTCGAACCTGTGCAAGCCACTGGGTACTGACGTATGCAACGAGTGCCACCCGTTCTACACCGGTAAGCAGAAGACTCTGGATACTGGCGGCCGTGTACAGCGCTTCGCAGACCGTTTCGGTGCTTTTGGCAAAGCCAAGGCTCCTGCTGCAGAGTAA
- a CDS encoding thermonuclease family protein, whose protein sequence is MGFSLLLKKASLAGAFFVSAIWLSAAQAFCPAPPGLTPVVVQRVVDGDTLRLKDGRSVRMIGLDTPELGKKGRTDQPFAVAARKHLEALVAASGARVGLLPGKEAKDRYGRTLAHVYGADGANLEAQLLAEGLGFQVAIAPNVDLADCQQAAERSARQARLGLWRHSPVLKAEQIRASGFVLVTGLVSKVQRNQGGVWIELRGSVVLRIAPNLLSRFDVRSLERLKGQQIEARGWVVGRSRRGGLEAGQSRWLLPLTDPSMLSAAP, encoded by the coding sequence ATGGGCTTTTCCCTGCTGTTGAAAAAGGCGTCCCTTGCGGGCGCCTTTTTTGTGTCCGCGATTTGGCTGTCTGCCGCCCAGGCCTTTTGTCCGGCGCCGCCAGGGTTGACGCCCGTGGTGGTGCAGCGGGTGGTGGACGGCGACACCCTGCGCCTGAAGGATGGTCGCAGCGTACGCATGATTGGCCTGGACACACCTGAGCTGGGCAAGAAAGGTCGAACCGACCAGCCGTTCGCCGTGGCGGCGCGCAAACATCTGGAAGCACTCGTCGCTGCCAGTGGCGCACGGGTCGGCTTGCTGCCGGGCAAAGAGGCTAAAGATCGTTACGGACGTACGCTGGCCCACGTCTATGGCGCTGACGGTGCCAATCTTGAGGCGCAACTGCTCGCCGAGGGCCTCGGTTTTCAGGTCGCCATAGCACCGAACGTCGATTTGGCCGACTGTCAGCAGGCCGCAGAACGCAGTGCCCGGCAGGCCCGGCTGGGGTTGTGGCGGCATTCGCCTGTACTGAAAGCGGAGCAGATTCGCGCGTCCGGTTTTGTTCTGGTCACTGGGCTCGTGAGCAAGGTGCAGCGTAATCAAGGCGGGGTTTGGATCGAATTGCGCGGTTCGGTTGTATTGCGTATTGCACCCAATTTACTGAGCCGGTTCGATGTACGCTCGCTGGAACGGCTCAAAGGCCAGCAAATCGAAGCCCGTGGCTGGGTAGTCGGTCGTTCGCGCCGTGGTGGGCTCGAGGCCGGTCAGTCGCGCTGGTTGTTACCATTGACTGATCCTTCAATGCTTTCGGCGGCGCCGTAA
- a CDS encoding primosomal protein N': MPDAILRLALPSPLRRLFDYRAPAGVLRAQLQPGMRLRVPFGRREMIGILVEVTDTSEVPVEKLKPALALLDATAPLPAALFKLCLWTSQYYQHSLGDTLSWALPVLLRQGELAEARQERFWSAAPGASLDDPRIARAPRQREALATLAQHPHGVAHQLLSKLMLSKDSLDLLLAKDLVHVEIRRHAPGARHERWLAQPELPLNPEQRAAYEAIRAGFDSYHAFLLAGVTGSGKTEVYLQLIRETLEAGKQALVLIPEINLGPQTLARFEQRFNARIALIHSAVNDRERLDAWLAARDGEADIIIGTRSALFTPMKNPGLIIIDEEHDGSYKQQEGLRYHARDLALVRARQENIPIVLGSATPSLESLHNAYTGRYGLLRLNERAGGAKQPRFLRLDVKSRPLDSGISGPMQQAIGQTLAAGQQVLVFLNRRGFAPTLLCHDCGWMSECQRCDARMTVHQRHGELRCHHCGYVERVPRHCPKCGKVDLRPVGAGTERAEERLGILFPDFPVLRVDRDSTSRKDAMNKLFATIQKGEPCILVGTQMLAKGHHFPRVTLVSILDADGGLFSGDFRASERMAQLIVQVAGRAGRAEEPGRVIIQTHLADHPLLVQLTEQGYFAFAEQALSERRAAGLPPFSHLALLRAEAHKPGQAEGFLDEACSEAERLLAEQNLTGIELLGPVPAPMERRAGRYRAQLLLQASARAPLHRLLNSWLLALEQMPSGRAVRWSLDVDPVDLY, from the coding sequence GTGCCCGACGCCATTTTGCGCCTCGCCTTGCCTTCGCCGCTGCGCCGTCTGTTCGATTACCGCGCCCCGGCCGGGGTTCTGCGCGCCCAGTTGCAGCCCGGCATGCGCTTGCGGGTGCCGTTTGGCCGAAGGGAGATGATCGGGATTCTGGTGGAGGTGACCGACACCAGCGAAGTCCCGGTGGAAAAGCTCAAACCGGCCCTGGCCCTGCTCGACGCCACGGCGCCGCTGCCTGCGGCGCTGTTCAAGTTGTGCCTGTGGACGTCCCAGTATTATCAACACAGCCTCGGCGACACCCTGAGCTGGGCGCTGCCGGTGCTGCTGCGTCAGGGCGAACTGGCCGAAGCGCGCCAGGAACGCTTCTGGTCGGCAGCCCCCGGTGCCAGCCTCGATGACCCGCGTATCGCCCGCGCCCCGCGTCAACGTGAAGCGCTGGCGACATTGGCCCAACATCCCCACGGCGTCGCCCATCAATTGCTGAGTAAATTGATGTTGAGCAAGGACAGCCTGGACTTGTTGCTGGCCAAGGACCTGGTGCACGTGGAGATCCGCCGCCACGCCCCCGGTGCCCGTCACGAACGCTGGCTGGCCCAGCCGGAATTGCCGCTCAACCCCGAGCAGCGCGCCGCTTATGAAGCGATTCGCGCCGGGTTCGACAGCTATCACGCGTTCCTGCTGGCCGGCGTCACCGGCAGTGGCAAGACCGAAGTCTATTTGCAGTTGATCCGCGAAACCCTTGAAGCCGGCAAGCAGGCGCTGGTGCTGATCCCGGAAATCAACCTCGGCCCACAGACCCTGGCGCGCTTCGAGCAACGCTTCAACGCGCGCATCGCGCTGATTCACTCGGCGGTCAATGACCGCGAGCGCCTGGACGCCTGGCTCGCCGCCCGGGACGGTGAGGCCGACATTATTATCGGCACCCGCTCGGCGTTGTTCACCCCGATGAAGAACCCAGGCCTGATTATCATCGACGAAGAGCACGACGGCTCTTATAAACAGCAGGAAGGCCTGCGCTATCACGCCCGCGATCTGGCGCTGGTCCGCGCCCGCCAGGAAAACATCCCGATTGTCCTCGGCTCCGCCACGCCATCGCTGGAAAGCCTGCACAACGCCTACACCGGCCGTTATGGCTTGCTGCGGCTGAACGAACGCGCCGGTGGCGCCAAGCAACCGCGCTTCCTGCGTCTGGATGTAAAAAGCCGTCCGCTGGACAGCGGCATTTCCGGGCCGATGCAGCAAGCCATCGGCCAGACACTCGCTGCCGGCCAGCAAGTGCTGGTGTTTCTCAACCGTCGCGGCTTTGCGCCAACGCTGCTGTGCCACGACTGCGGCTGGATGTCCGAGTGCCAGCGTTGTGATGCGCGGATGACCGTGCACCAGCGTCATGGCGAGCTACGCTGCCACCACTGTGGTTACGTCGAGCGGGTTCCGCGTCATTGCCCCAAGTGCGGCAAAGTTGATTTGCGCCCCGTGGGTGCCGGCACCGAACGGGCGGAAGAACGCCTGGGCATTCTGTTCCCCGATTTCCCGGTACTGCGGGTCGACCGCGACAGCACCTCACGCAAAGACGCAATGAACAAGCTGTTCGCCACGATCCAGAAAGGCGAGCCGTGCATTCTGGTGGGCACGCAAATGCTTGCCAAAGGACACCACTTCCCACGGGTGACCCTGGTGTCGATTCTCGATGCCGACGGCGGGCTGTTCTCCGGCGACTTCCGCGCCAGCGAACGCATGGCACAGTTGATCGTCCAGGTCGCGGGCCGTGCGGGCCGCGCTGAAGAGCCGGGCCGAGTGATCATCCAGACGCATCTGGCGGACCACCCGCTGCTGGTGCAACTGACTGAACAGGGCTACTTCGCCTTTGCCGAACAGGCGCTGAGTGAACGTCGCGCTGCCGGTCTGCCGCCGTTTTCGCATCTGGCACTGTTGCGTGCCGAAGCGCACAAGCCGGGGCAGGCGGAAGGCTTTCTCGATGAAGCGTGCAGCGAGGCGGAACGATTGCTGGCGGAACAGAATCTGACCGGAATCGAATTGCTTGGGCCGGTGCCGGCGCCCATGGAGCGTCGGGCCGGGCGGTATCGTGCCCAGCTATTGTTGCAGGCATCGGCCCGGGCGCCGCTGCATCGACTGTTGAACAGCTGGTTGCTGGCGCTGGAGCAGATGCCCAGTGGGCGGGCGGTGCGCTGGTCGCTGGATGTGGATCCGGTGGATTTGTATTGA